The following proteins are encoded in a genomic region of Montipora foliosa isolate CH-2021 chromosome 8, ASM3666993v2, whole genome shotgun sequence:
- the LOC137967623 gene encoding uncharacterized protein yields the protein MAKVREKYWVPRLRRLTKQVIRGCHGCKRFQVAVLPNPPTGNLPKKRTAGSVPFKFIGMDFAGPVKYLSKSKKEMKAYIVLYACSLTRVVYLDLLPSQSTDEFLSSLKRFISRRGRPEKIFSDNGKTFVAAAKRLRNVMKDERLNDFLARQEITWQFNLNRAPWWEGGGGGGQFERLIGVVKQSLYKSIGNGNLRWHELEEVILDVERIINHRPLDYVEDDVQMPVLTPSVMLFGQPNQLPEEDPSNIEDDSLRKRAKYLRRCKEVLWLRWKNEYLKSLRERHNLNQKTKETTLTPGDVVLIKGEERNRGLWRIGVVDKLSPGRDGIVRAVRLRAGKSFLERPVQHLYPLELSCDRNTQEETARLNARASEFQPRRAAVSARHRIAAIAEDELNED from the coding sequence ATGGCGAAGGTTCGAGAGAAGTACTGGGTGCCACGGTTACGACGTTTGACAAAGCAAGTGATTAGGGGCTGTCATGGCTGCAAAAGATTTCAAGTGGCGGTACTCCCAAATCCACCAACAGGCAACTTGCCGAAGAAAAGAACGGCTGGATCAGTACCATTCAAGTTCATTGGAATGGATTTTGCTGGACCAGTTAAGTACCTCAGCAAgtccaaaaaggaaatgaaGGCTTACATTGTTCTTTACGCCTGTAGTCTCACCCGGGTGGTCTACCTGGACCTGTTACCGAGCCAGAGCACTGACGAGTTCCTAAGCAGCTTAAAACGATTTATATCAAGACGAGGGCGCCCCGAAAAGATCTTTTCAGACAATGGGAAAACCTTTGTGGCAGCAGCGAAAAGGCTGAGGAACGTTATGAAGGATGAAAGGTTGAACGACTTCCTCGCCAGACAAGAAATAACTTGGCAATTCAACCTCAACCGAGCCCCatggtgggaggggggggggggggggggacaattTGAAAGATTGATCGGCGTAGTGAAGCAGAGTCTGTACAAGTCCATTGGTAATGGGAACCTCAGATGGCACGAACTTGAAGAGGTCATCTTAGATGTGGAGAGAATTATTAACCACAGACCCCTCGATTATGTAGAGGACGACGTCCAAATGCCGGTACTGACCCCCAGCGTTATGCTCTTCGGCCAACCAAATCAACTCCCAGAGGAAGACCCGAGTAACATAGAGGATGACAGCCTCAGAAAACGAGCCAAGTACCTGCGAAGGTGCAAGGAGGTGCTGTGGTTGAGATGGAAAAACGAGTACCTCAAGTCTCTCAGAGAGCGCCACAACCTTAACCAGAAAACCAAAGAAACAACCCTGACTCCGGGAGACGTTGTACTTATCAAGGGGGAAGAAAGAAATCGAGGATTGTGGAGGATCGGTGTAGTGGACAAGTTAAGCCCTGGTAGAGACGGGATAGTGAGAGCAGTGCGACTGAGGGCTGGAAAATCTTTCCTGGAACGACCAGTTCAACATCTCTATCCACTTGAGCTGTCCTGTGACAGAAACACCCAAGAGGAGACTGCTAGATTGAATGCTCGAGCTTCAGAGTTCCAACCTAGACGTGCTGCAGTCAGTGCCCGTCATCGCATAGCTGCGATAGCAGAAGATGAACTAAATGAGGACTGA